The DNA window CGTCGGCGAGCGGATCGACCAGGCCATGGACCTCATTGAGAAGGAGAACCCCACGCTCGTGGGCGTGCTCCCGAATAACTACGCCCGTGAGGGGCTCGATCAGCGCAAGCTGGGTGAGTTGGTGGACCTCATCGGCTCTATCGGCTTCCATGTATCGCAGGACCACGGCAGCGACGATGTCCTCGGCCGCGTCTACGAGTACTTCCTCGGCCAGTTCGCCGGTCGGGAGTCAGGCAAGGACGCGGGCGCTTTCTACACGCCGCGTTCGGTGGTCAAGGTGCTGGTGGAGATGCTCGAGCCCTATAAGGGACGTGTCTTTGACCCGGCCTGTGGGTCCGGCGGCATGTTCGTCGAATCCATGGATTTTGTGAAGGCCCACGGTGGCCACCGGGATGACATCTCGATCTACGGCCAGGAGTACACCCACACCACGTGGAAGCTGGCCAAGATGAACCTGGCGATCCGCGGTCTTGATGCTGATCTCGGTAATAAGGCAGCCGATTCTTTTGCCGAAGATCTGCATCCTGATCTGCGAGTGGATTACGTGCTCGCGAATCCGAAGTTTAATCAGAGTGACTGGTTTCACCCCAAGCTTCAGGATGATCCGCGTTGGAAGTACGGGTTGCCGCCTGAGGGGAATGCAAACTTCGCGTGGATTCAGCACTTCATTCACCACCTGGCGCCTGATGGGCATGCTGGCATCGTCTTGGCCAACGGAAGCCTCAGTTCCAAATCTGGCGGCGAGGGAGACATCCGCCGGAGGTTGGTGGAGTCCGAACTGGTGGACTGCGTCGTCGCAATGCCCGACAAGCTCTTCTTCAACACTGGCATCCCGGTGAGCCTGTGGTTCTTCTCGAAGAACCGCCACGGCAACGGACACCGTGAACGTAAGGGTGAGGTGCTGTTCATCGATGCCCGTCAGCTCGGACGCATGGAGTCCCGGAAATTGCGGGTCCTGGATGACGACGACGTCGCGAAGATCGCTGACACTTATCACTCGTGGCGGAACAGGGACGGCGGCTACGAGGACGTGCCTGGTTTCGCGAAGGCTGCCAAGCTTGAGGAGGTCGAGAAGCACGACTTCGTCCTCACCCCAGGTCGGTACGTCGGTGCGGCGGCGGCAGAGGAAGATGCAGAGCCGATCGACGAGAAGATTGAACGTCTCACCCAAGAGCTGTACGGAGAGTTTGATCGCGGTCGTGAGCTCGAACTGACCATCCGCGAGAGGCTGGGTGGTTTGATTGGTCGCTGAATGGCGTCAGGTACAACTGGGGCAGGTGGCTCAGGAAGTCACGGTCGGGTACGTCGGGTCGATGGCCTCAGAATACGTTGATGACGGAGTGCCGTTTCTTCGCTCGTTGAACGTGCGGCCGCATAGAGTCTCCGTTGACGACATCCGCTACATTTCGCCCGGTTTCCACCAGAGGATCGCCAAGTCCGCGCTGGCTCCAGGCGATGTTGTCACCGTTCGCACCGGGAAACCTGGGGCGACCGCCGTTGTGCCAGAGTGGCTTCCGGTTGCGAACTGTTCTGACCTCGTCGTTACTAGGCCAGGCCCCTCTCTGGATTCTCGGTGGCTCAGTTACTACATCAACGGAGCCGCGAACGCGTACGTGTCTTCTCGGCTCGTCGGAGCAGTTCAACAACATTTCAATGTGGGGGCCGCCAAAGAGCTGATGCTGAATCTTCCGCCGCTTGAGGAGCAACGGGAGATCGCGGCGACGCTTGGGGCGCTGGACGACAAGATCGAATCCAACCGAAGGGTCGTCGATACTGCTGCCCAACTCGCCGTGACCTTACTGTTGGTGCAGGACGCTACCGGCCTGGCTGAAAAGGTGCGAGTGGGCGACGTGGCCGAGTTGAACAAGGGGCTCTCGTATAAGGGCGCTGGGCTTACCTCGTCCGATGACTCTTCTGCCCTTCCTCTTATCAACCTCAAGAGTTTTTCGACTGGGCCACTGATGAACCGGGACGGATTGAAGTATTACCGGGGTGAGTACAAGGACCGTCACATCGTTCGGAGCGGAGATCTGATGGTCGCGAACACCGACCTTACCCAGGCACGCGAAATACTTGGCCGCTCCTTCCTGGTCCCCACTGAGCTTGAGGGGGCGATTCACACGCACCATACATCTGTTCTGCGGTTCCTGGACCGACCTGAACTGAGATACGTCTTCTGGGCCCAGTCGCGTACTCAGGAGTTTCGCGACCGAGCTGAGGGATACGCGACAGGTACCACAGTGTCGGCGCTCCCCCCGGTGGCAGTTCTGGACTACGAGCTTGAAGTCCCGGTCAATCTGGCGGCTAAGCGGGGCCAAGTGGAAGCTCTCTTGGAGCGGGTCTGGCAGATTGAACGTGAGATTGACAGCCTCACTCGCCTCAGGGAGGCATTGCTGCCAGAACTCCTGTCCGGGCGGATCCGGGTTCCGGAGGCGGCTGAAGCAGTGGAGGAGGCTGTCTCATGACGGTCTACACCGAAGAGCTGGTGGAGCACGCGGCACTCGAGTGGCTCGAGGCATTGGGGTATGAGGTCCTGCACGGTCCAGACCTGGGCCCCGATGCTGAGGTGGCGGAGCGTGCGTCGTGGGACGACGTGTTCCTTGGCGAGCGGCTCCGCAGCGCGGTTGAGCGGATCAACCCCGACGTCCCGGCTGACGTCTGCGCCGAAGCGATCAAGAAGATCCAGCGTCCTGAATCGCAG is part of the Nesterenkonia lacusekhoensis genome and encodes:
- a CDS encoding type I restriction-modification system subunit M; translation: MRGKDLAEAGTAKRGAKKGAAKGQAKKTLEQTLWEAAETLRGNQEPGEYKHVVLGLVFLKYISDRFVEHRQKLEEELQEDGLDPQEIAETLEDRDEYTAENVFWVPMAARYSAVQDLAKTERVGERIDQAMDLIEKENPTLVGVLPNNYAREGLDQRKLGELVDLIGSIGFHVSQDHGSDDVLGRVYEYFLGQFAGRESGKDAGAFYTPRSVVKVLVEMLEPYKGRVFDPACGSGGMFVESMDFVKAHGGHRDDISIYGQEYTHTTWKLAKMNLAIRGLDADLGNKAADSFAEDLHPDLRVDYVLANPKFNQSDWFHPKLQDDPRWKYGLPPEGNANFAWIQHFIHHLAPDGHAGIVLANGSLSSKSGGEGDIRRRLVESELVDCVVAMPDKLFFNTGIPVSLWFFSKNRHGNGHRERKGEVLFIDARQLGRMESRKLRVLDDDDVAKIADTYHSWRNRDGGYEDVPGFAKAAKLEEVEKHDFVLTPGRYVGAAAAEEDAEPIDEKIERLTQELYGEFDRGRELELTIRERLGGLIGR
- a CDS encoding restriction endonuclease subunit S — its product is MAQEVTVGYVGSMASEYVDDGVPFLRSLNVRPHRVSVDDIRYISPGFHQRIAKSALAPGDVVTVRTGKPGATAVVPEWLPVANCSDLVVTRPGPSLDSRWLSYYINGAANAYVSSRLVGAVQQHFNVGAAKELMLNLPPLEEQREIAATLGALDDKIESNRRVVDTAAQLAVTLLLVQDATGLAEKVRVGDVAELNKGLSYKGAGLTSSDDSSALPLINLKSFSTGPLMNRDGLKYYRGEYKDRHIVRSGDLMVANTDLTQAREILGRSFLVPTELEGAIHTHHTSVLRFLDRPELRYVFWAQSRTQEFRDRAEGYATGTTVSALPPVAVLDYELEVPVNLAAKRGQVEALLERVWQIEREIDSLTRLREALLPELLSGRIRVPEAAEAVEEAVS